A single region of the Scyliorhinus torazame isolate Kashiwa2021f chromosome 30, sScyTor2.1, whole genome shotgun sequence genome encodes:
- the ch25hl1.1 gene encoding cholesterol 25-hydroxylase-like protein 1, member 1: MNCTAHHPNTILQLLWDYVRLHHTAMVSSPAFPALLAFGGYLVFCVPFTLVDLIGEGLPFLYKHKIQKGRPNVRMMGRCLWQAIFNHLVYVLPAVAINWLWSPPNPLPPRAPTHAQWLTGVVSCLLVFDFQYYCWHRLHHSCRWLYKTVHAIHHEHVAPFSWATQYLGGWELLTVGFWSNTTPLLFQCHPLTTWTFMLLSVWMSVEDHVGYDLPWSLHKVIPWGLYGGAPAHDMHHQKPNTNFAPFFTHLDRVFGTASTLHRNQKGAVSFQEQIEPWID; this comes from the coding sequence ATGAACTGTACAGCccatcaccccaacaccatccttcAGCTGCTCTGGGATTATGTCCGACTTCACCACACGGCCATGGTGTCGTCTCCAGCCTTCCCCGCTCTCCTGGCTTTCGGTGGCTACCTCGTCTTCTGCGTCCCCTTCACACTAGTGGACCTCATCGGAGAGGGGCTGCCGTTCCTCTACAAGCACAAGATTCAGAAGGGTCGGCCCAATGTCCGGATGATGGGCCGGTGTCTCTGGCAGGCGATCTTCAACCACCTGGTCTACGTCCTACCTGCGGTGGCCATCAACTGGTTATGGAGCCCCCCAAACCCGCTAccacccagggcaccgacacaTGCCCAGTGGCTCACTGGAGTGGTCAGCTGTCTACTGGTGTTTGATTTCCAATACTACTGCTGGCACCGGCTCCACCACAGCTGTCGCTGGCTGTACAAGACGGTCCATGCCATCCACCATGAGCATGTGGCCCCTTTCTCTTGGGCAACACAGTACCTCGGGGGTTGGGAGCTCCTGACGGTTGGCTTTTGGAGTAACACCACGCCACTCTTGTTTCAGTGTCACCCGCTGACGACCTGGACCTTCATGTTGCTCAGCGTCTGGATGTCTGTGGAAGACCACGTCGGATATGACCTGCCCTGGAGCCTCCACAAGGTCATCCCTTGGGGACTGTATGGAGGAGCCCCAGCCCATGACATGCACCATCAGAAGCCAAACACTAACTTTGCCCCTTTCTTTACTCACCTGGATAGGGTGTTTGGCACTGCCAGCACTCTGCACAGGAACCAGAAGGGGGCAGTCTCCTTCCAAGAGCAAATCGAGCCTTGGATAGATTAA